Proteins encoded by one window of Homo sapiens chromosome 10, GRCh38.p14 Primary Assembly:
- the ANTXRL gene encoding anthrax toxin receptor-like isoform X10, which yields MPPKIPLLRRTPRELFPLLIPHVALVLSQDLELSKPHKCPQGGRLIPFAQGIFRNWLYFVPLLLLVPLLLCCVWRLCRKQTVKEPPPVQKPEKEPEQEKPPSPPPPPPPPPPPLPPPPPAPVNTCPTVIICCCGCQGVGGMRRIEGNLDTFCDLSHASCHQVPWMCCQSRDQGRYLSLALAQSQYAQAPCCPRICFPHSQECLSLPQAPCSPRMCLRHSRECLALKQARCSPNICLRHSQHSRECLARKQAPCSPRICLRHSPEYFSQAQTLCNPKSCLQPSRECLPLTCSSRCRLPPARCLRPPSRMLPLLSPLLRHTAEPPLSLPPSEPNF from the exons ATGCCGCCCAAGATTCCTTTATTGCGAAGAACACCCAGAGAACTGTTCCCGTTGCTTATACCCCATGTGGCCCTGGTTCTGAGCCAGGACTTGGAGCTCTCTAAACCTCACAAGTGCCCCCAGGGAGGGCGGCTCATTCCCTTTGCACAG GGCATTTTCCGCAACTGGCTCTATTTTGTGCCACTCCTGCTGCTTGTGCCACTGCTGCTGTGTTGTGTCTGGCGGCTGTGCCGCAAGCAG ACTGTCAAGGAGCCACCACCTGTGCAGAAGCCAGAAAAG gagcCAGAGCAGGAaaaaccaccatcaccaccaccaccgcctCCGCCTCCACCACCTCCACTCCCGCCTCCGCCCCCAGCTCCTGTAAACACCTGCCCCACTGTGATTATTTGTTGCTGTGGATGCCAAGGAGTGGGCGGGATGAGAAGGATAGAG GGCAATCTGGATACCTTTTGTGACCTCTCTCACGCAAGCTGCCACCAGGTGCCATGGATGTGTTGTCAGAGCAGGGACCAG GGGAGGTACCTCAGCTTAGCCCTTGCACAGTCCCAATATGCACAGGCTCCCTGCTGCCCAAGGATCTGCTTTCCACACAGCCAGGAGTGCCTTTCCCTACCACAGGCTCCCTGCAGCCCAAGGATGTGCCTGAGACACAGCCGGGAGTGCCTCGCCCTCAAACAGGCTCGCTGCAGCCCAAACATCTGCCTGAGACACAGCCAACACAGCAGGGAGTGCCTTGCCCGCAAACAGGCTCCCTGCAGCCCAAGGATCTGCCTGAGACACAGCCCGGAGTACTTTTCCCAAGCACAGACTCTGTGCAACCCAAAGAGCTGCCTTCAACCCAGCCGGGAGTGCCTCCCCCTCACCTGCTCCTCCAGGTGCCGCCTCCCCCCAGCTAGGTGCTTGAGGCCTCCCTCCAGGATGCTGCCGCTGCTGTCCCCACTGCTCAGGCACACGGCAGAACCCCCTTTGTCACTCCCCCCCTCAGAGCCCAACTTCTAA